One window of Mucilaginibacter inviolabilis genomic DNA carries:
- a CDS encoding outer membrane beta-barrel protein — MKRFLLSLVLGITLTAAYSQDHATTLKKDSTMVKDTVKTKAAPAEPFAFGDFTWLNGNDRRHKALLDTKYFTGRFLLDFNYTASNHNPIDHTVVGSTALARDHEFEISTVAFGGDFHYDNVRASVLTQFGTRATVVPRNDLSVTRGQYDLGTAYRYLSEANAGYHFNVLHGINVDAGIFMSYVGLFSYYNAENWAYQPSFTSDNTPWFFNGIRVQIFVSDKLKIEPWLINGWQSYGMFNSQPGVGGQILWRPVEWFQALTNTYYGADTQDKPGRKRFHSDNSIEVRYFKSQDKGSFVNSAAFSITGDIGFEKGDGVNGFHADPVKGPAQYFASGMIYHRMVMAKGHLGWTIGGGVINNPGRYLVLYPTGDANPIPAINTGAVGSHPFTANPGDQFHGYDYSTTIDLMPNDYLTFRLEVVHRHASVPYFAGHGGVTSPDGYNTTPVPTDFTPDLVPSETRFIGALLVRF, encoded by the coding sequence ATGAAAAGATTTCTATTGTCACTTGTTTTAGGCATTACATTAACTGCTGCCTATTCCCAGGATCATGCAACTACCTTGAAAAAGGATAGTACCATGGTTAAGGATACTGTAAAAACCAAAGCTGCACCTGCTGAACCATTTGCTTTTGGCGACTTCACCTGGCTTAACGGTAACGATCGGAGGCATAAAGCCCTGTTAGACACCAAATACTTTACCGGCCGTTTCCTGCTTGATTTTAACTATACCGCTTCAAATCATAATCCTATCGATCATACTGTAGTGGGTTCAACCGCGTTGGCCCGTGATCATGAGTTTGAAATTTCAACCGTTGCCTTCGGTGGCGATTTTCACTATGATAATGTTCGTGCCAGCGTGCTTACCCAGTTTGGTACACGTGCCACGGTAGTACCGCGTAACGACTTAAGTGTTACCCGTGGACAGTATGATTTGGGCACCGCCTATCGTTATTTAAGTGAAGCCAATGCTGGTTATCATTTTAATGTGCTACATGGCATTAACGTTGATGCAGGTATATTCATGTCATACGTAGGTTTATTTTCTTATTATAATGCCGAAAACTGGGCCTATCAGCCATCATTTACATCTGATAATACGCCTTGGTTTTTTAACGGTATCCGGGTACAGATATTTGTAAGCGATAAGCTGAAAATCGAGCCATGGCTGATAAACGGCTGGCAATCATATGGTATGTTCAATAGCCAGCCAGGTGTAGGCGGCCAGATTTTATGGCGCCCAGTAGAATGGTTTCAGGCATTAACCAATACTTATTATGGTGCCGATACTCAGGATAAACCAGGGAGAAAACGTTTTCACTCAGATAATAGCATCGAGGTACGTTATTTTAAAAGTCAGGATAAAGGCAGCTTTGTTAACAGCGCTGCATTCTCTATCACCGGCGACATCGGTTTTGAAAAAGGTGATGGCGTAAATGGTTTCCACGCAGATCCTGTCAAAGGGCCGGCTCAATATTTTGCCAGTGGTATGATCTATCATCGTATGGTAATGGCCAAAGGTCATTTAGGCTGGACAATTGGCGGTGGTGTGATCAATAACCCGGGTCGTTACCTGGTGTTATATCCAACAGGAGATGCCAATCCTATACCTGCTATTAATACAGGAGCAGTTGGTTCGCATCCGTTTACAGCTAACCCCGGCGACCAGTTTCATGGTTATGACTATTCAACCACGATTGACCTGATGCCGAATGATTATCTGACCTTTCGCCTGGAGGTTGTACATCGCCACGCCAGTGTACCTTATTTTGCCGGCCACGGTGGCGTAACTTCTCCTGATGGATATAATACCACCCCGGTACCAACAGATTTTACACCCGATCTGGTACCATCCGAAACAAGGTTTATAGGTGCATTATTAGTAAGGTTTTAA
- a CDS encoding FecR family protein, translating into MNKDKLERLLQQYFNNTITDTDCIELLDYLRNNDPDEIAKTIDERLLTLEEGPEFNRFQAKKVLERIKSDSRFIRQNEEPEDAKPVNKWYRSWIRVAALLIFFSAVSFYFLFNKYHKVTDQDNLAVVKSAQILPGSAKATLTLANGKVILLDSAADGMLTKSGRTIVNKAHNEGLVYNTETDNHPTISNTDTVYNTLTTPRGGEYKVKLPDGTNVWLNSSSSLSYPVEFAGNERHVKLTGEAYFEVAKNKDKPFYVCVNNVCVKVLGTHFNIAAYADDSELTTTLLEGSVLITKNSKQRLLKPGQQAVVKNNADLINISDASINQVMAWKNGYFVFNDDNINTIMKKLSRWYDVDVEYQGSFENQCFGGTFYRSKGITELLNNLEKIGKVHFKITGRRIIVMQ; encoded by the coding sequence ATGAACAAGGATAAACTCGAGCGTTTATTGCAACAGTATTTTAACAATACCATAACTGATACTGATTGTATTGAGTTGCTTGATTATCTGCGAAATAACGACCCGGATGAAATAGCGAAGACAATAGATGAGCGATTACTAACGCTGGAAGAAGGGCCGGAATTTAATCGTTTTCAAGCTAAAAAAGTTTTAGAGCGCATTAAATCCGATTCCAGGTTTATCCGTCAAAACGAAGAGCCTGAGGATGCTAAGCCCGTAAATAAATGGTACCGCAGTTGGATAAGAGTTGCTGCTCTCCTTATTTTTTTTAGCGCTGTTAGCTTTTATTTTTTATTTAACAAATATCACAAAGTAACGGATCAGGATAATTTGGCTGTAGTTAAATCTGCCCAAATTTTACCGGGCAGCGCTAAAGCAACGTTAACGCTGGCTAATGGAAAAGTTATTTTACTAGACAGCGCAGCTGATGGGATGCTCACAAAATCGGGCCGCACAATAGTTAACAAAGCTCACAATGAAGGATTGGTTTACAACACAGAGACCGATAATCATCCAACCATCTCCAACACTGATACTGTATATAATACATTGACTACTCCCCGGGGAGGTGAGTATAAAGTAAAACTTCCAGATGGTACTAATGTGTGGCTAAACTCTTCTTCATCCTTAAGCTACCCGGTTGAGTTTGCCGGTAACGAAAGGCATGTAAAACTTACCGGTGAAGCCTATTTCGAAGTCGCTAAAAATAAGGATAAGCCTTTTTATGTGTGTGTAAATAATGTGTGTGTGAAAGTTTTGGGGACACATTTCAATATCGCAGCTTATGCTGATGACTCAGAGCTTACCACTACTTTGTTAGAAGGATCTGTTCTGATTACAAAAAATAGTAAACAGCGTTTATTGAAGCCTGGCCAACAGGCGGTAGTGAAAAATAACGCCGATTTAATTAATATTTCTGATGCCAGCATCAATCAGGTGATGGCCTGGAAAAATGGGTATTTCGTATTTAATGACGACAATATTAACACCATCATGAAAAAGTTGTCGCGCTGGTATGATGTAGATGTTGAATATCAGGGCAGCTTTGAGAATCAGTGTTTTGGGGGCACATTTTACCGCTCCAAAGGAATTACAGAATTATTGAATAATCTGGAAAAAATAGGAAAGGTACACTTTAAAATTACAGGAAGGAGGATTATAGTTATGCAATAA
- a CDS encoding RagB/SusD family nutrient uptake outer membrane protein, with translation MKRINIIILLFVGLIGGLASTSCKKSFLEKPKGGSVTVDTIFDSKNQAQYAIAEMYYLCVRGYFPQTYDGCRPEAITDQLYIIHPAYDWASNTIGTGSYITGNMSADANCDYGFGADNGPGYGWHYKGIRQANLVLKNINKVADADANWKTDVKGQALFCRAMQHFEAFRYYGGIPIVNKPLDGDSKIAVPRSSVQSVVDSVVKWCDQAASMLPATRASADFGKVTKLAALALKARILLYAASPLYNTPANLKAEVSGARFGDGRDTVLAYPSYDQERWNKAAKAAKDVIDNAGGAGVSLFNTGKPLTTGETYATLGDYESVWNVFANQELILVNTANQAGSGFVWGQYLSSKLRLAQWGVKNNVPVEFIQQYEKMDGTKWTLPATGADLPVDMTALNLDPRFYQTIAYDGKYYSSQRGVLAYYKKGDYPTDGNLASSDAGVDGYATEVYKFVARVDNMTDNHLAWPVFRLAEFYLSYAEALNEYQGPGGDATNYLNLIRKRAGMPEKHPADPSSFRDAIQNERTIELAYEGHRYNDLNRWLKAKSVLNGTLHGIQTTARKGTDGQLKRTWQVVPFVTRVFPPKYYYVPFPSKEISLRYLGNKSWDGQNPGW, from the coding sequence ATGAAAAGAATAAATATAATCATATTGCTTTTTGTGGGTTTGATAGGTGGTCTGGCTTCTACAAGCTGTAAAAAAAGCTTTCTGGAAAAACCCAAAGGTGGATCAGTAACCGTTGATACTATTTTTGACAGCAAGAACCAGGCACAGTATGCCATTGCAGAAATGTATTACCTGTGTGTAAGAGGGTACTTCCCCCAAACCTATGATGGTTGCCGGCCCGAAGCCATTACAGACCAGCTTTACATTATACACCCGGCCTATGACTGGGCCTCAAATACCATTGGTACAGGCTCATATATAACTGGCAACATGAGCGCTGATGCTAATTGTGATTATGGTTTTGGCGCGGATAATGGCCCAGGATATGGCTGGCATTACAAAGGCATAAGGCAGGCCAACCTGGTATTGAAAAATATCAATAAGGTTGCCGATGCTGACGCCAATTGGAAAACGGATGTAAAAGGGCAAGCACTGTTTTGCCGGGCTATGCAGCATTTTGAAGCATTCAGATATTATGGCGGTATTCCCATCGTAAACAAACCATTGGATGGCGATTCAAAGATTGCAGTGCCTCGCAGCTCGGTGCAATCTGTAGTGGATAGTGTTGTTAAATGGTGCGACCAGGCGGCAAGTATGCTGCCCGCTACACGTGCCTCTGCCGATTTTGGAAAGGTTACCAAACTAGCAGCATTGGCTTTAAAGGCCAGGATATTGTTGTATGCCGCAAGTCCGCTTTATAACACACCTGCCAATTTAAAGGCTGAAGTATCAGGAGCCCGTTTTGGCGATGGCCGCGACACGGTATTGGCTTATCCCAGCTATGATCAGGAGCGTTGGAATAAGGCAGCTAAAGCAGCTAAAGATGTAATAGATAATGCGGGAGGTGCAGGGGTATCATTATTCAATACAGGTAAACCTTTAACAACTGGCGAAACCTACGCCACACTTGGTGACTATGAATCGGTATGGAATGTATTTGCCAATCAGGAACTGATATTGGTGAACACGGCCAACCAGGCAGGTAGTGGTTTTGTATGGGGGCAGTATTTATCGTCAAAGCTACGTTTGGCACAATGGGGAGTTAAAAACAATGTGCCCGTTGAGTTTATCCAGCAATATGAAAAAATGGACGGTACTAAATGGACTTTACCCGCTACCGGTGCCGATCTGCCGGTTGATATGACTGCCCTTAATCTTGATCCGCGGTTTTACCAAACCATTGCTTATGATGGTAAATATTATAGTAGTCAGCGTGGTGTTTTAGCCTATTATAAAAAAGGCGATTATCCAACCGATGGCAATTTAGCCAGTAGTGATGCCGGGGTTGATGGTTATGCTACGGAGGTATATAAGTTTGTTGCCCGTGTTGATAATATGACCGACAATCACCTGGCATGGCCTGTATTTAGGTTAGCTGAATTTTATTTAAGCTATGCCGAAGCCTTGAATGAATACCAGGGGCCAGGAGGCGATGCCACCAACTACCTTAATTTGATCAGGAAACGGGCCGGAATGCCGGAAAAACATCCTGCTGACCCCAGTTCGTTCAGAGATGCCATACAAAATGAGCGTACTATCGAATTGGCCTACGAAGGACATCGATATAATGATCTTAATCGTTGGTTAAAGGCAAAATCGGTATTGAACGGCACTTTACATGGTATACAAACTACCGCCAGGAAGGGTACAGACGGGCAGTTAAAGCGAACCTGGCAGGTGGTGCCTTTTGTTACCAGAGTGTTTCCACCGAAATACTACTACGTTCCATTCCCAAGTAAAGAGATCAGTTTAAGGTATCTGGGTAATAAGAGTTGGGACGGACAAAACCCCGGGTGGTAA
- a CDS encoding RNA recognition motif domain-containing protein, translated as MKIFVANIPFYVGGVGIRQLFELFGAVIAVKIITEPKTGKSKGFGFVEMQDNQQGLQAIKELDGSTIGDRDIVVKLADQQPEEIHVHKRPRISLR; from the coding sequence ATGAAAATTTTTGTAGCCAATATTCCATTCTATGTAGGTGGTGTAGGTATCAGGCAATTGTTTGAATTATTTGGTGCCGTTATTGCAGTTAAAATTATAACAGAACCCAAAACAGGTAAAAGTAAAGGCTTTGGTTTTGTTGAGATGCAGGATAATCAGCAAGGATTGCAGGCGATCAAAGAACTTGACGGCAGTACCATTGGTGATCGGGACATTGTGGTTAAACTAGCCGATCAGCAACCTGAAGAAATCCACGTACATAAACGCCCACGTATCTCATTAAGATAA
- a CDS encoding acyl-CoA desaturase translates to MTILIFFIAHWFLSLFFQTFFQHRYASHRMFTTSKTAERVFYLMAYFFEGASFLNPRAYAIMHREHHAYSDTEKDPHSPHFFTDIFQMMKATIITFRDHLKRTTEPEARFSGNYPEWPLIDRIGSSILSRLLFGAAYTCFYLVYASHWWMFLLLPIHFMMGPVHGAIVNWCGHKYGYTNFDNNDQSKNTTPFDFLMLGELFQNNHHRHPNSANFGKKWFEIDPVYPVMKLMHWMRIIKLRKAF, encoded by the coding sequence ATGACGATCCTCATTTTTTTTATTGCACATTGGTTTTTGTCCTTGTTTTTCCAAACCTTTTTTCAACACCGCTATGCGTCCCATCGCATGTTTACTACCAGTAAAACTGCCGAACGGGTATTTTATTTAATGGCTTATTTTTTTGAGGGAGCCTCATTTTTAAACCCAAGGGCTTATGCCATCATGCACCGCGAGCACCATGCTTACAGTGATACCGAGAAAGATCCACATTCCCCTCATTTCTTTACGGATATTTTTCAAATGATGAAGGCTACTATTATAACATTCAGGGATCATTTAAAAAGAACTACAGAACCCGAAGCCAGGTTTTCGGGCAATTATCCCGAATGGCCGTTAATTGACAGGATAGGTTCTTCTATACTCTCCAGGCTACTATTTGGAGCTGCATATACCTGTTTTTATCTTGTTTATGCCAGTCATTGGTGGATGTTTCTGCTTTTACCCATACATTTTATGATGGGGCCTGTTCACGGGGCTATTGTGAACTGGTGCGGGCATAAATATGGTTATACTAATTTTGATAATAACGATCAGTCAAAAAATACCACCCCATTTGATTTCCTGATGTTGGGAGAGCTATTTCAAAACAATCATCACAGGCATCCAAACAGCGCTAATTTTGGCAAAAAATGGTTTGAGATAGATCCGGTTTACCCCGTGATGAAACTGATGCATTGGATGCGGATCATCAAATTGCGTAAGGCTTTTTAA
- a CDS encoding DeoR/GlpR family DNA-binding transcription regulator, with protein MINLTERHQYIINKMQKEGYVEVVDLCKELKVSSVTIRKDLKYLEEKNLLFRTHGGATQSNPYTTDRPVNEKEKIKSNEKMRIGAAAAGLIGVNDSIILASGTTIQAFAKSIQAKEALTVITSSLNVAIELIHTPGVEVLQLGGMIRKSSSSVMGAYAENILKDFFCSMLFLGVDGIDIEYGLTTTNAMEAHLNKQMMAISNKTIVLADSTKFGKRGFGKICNIDEIDQIITDDQISDHVVNTLESAGVTVTIA; from the coding sequence ATGATCAATTTAACAGAGCGACACCAGTATATTATCAATAAAATGCAAAAAGAAGGCTATGTTGAAGTAGTTGACTTATGCAAAGAGTTAAAAGTTTCGTCCGTAACTATCAGGAAGGATCTGAAATATCTGGAAGAAAAAAACTTGCTTTTTCGTACGCATGGGGGTGCAACACAAAGTAATCCTTACACTACAGACCGACCTGTAAATGAAAAAGAAAAAATAAAATCGAACGAGAAGATGCGCATCGGGGCTGCCGCTGCCGGCCTAATAGGCGTTAATGATTCCATTATTCTGGCCTCTGGGACAACCATACAGGCCTTTGCAAAAAGCATACAAGCCAAGGAAGCTCTTACGGTTATTACTTCGTCATTAAATGTGGCTATTGAATTAATCCATACCCCTGGGGTTGAGGTATTGCAACTGGGGGGAATGATCAGAAAAAGCTCTTCATCGGTGATGGGAGCTTATGCAGAAAATATTCTGAAAGATTTCTTTTGCAGCATGCTGTTTTTAGGAGTGGATGGTATTGATATTGAATATGGACTAACCACCACCAATGCCATGGAGGCTCATCTGAATAAACAAATGATGGCCATTTCCAACAAAACTATTGTACTGGCCGATTCGACCAAATTCGGGAAACGCGGATTTGGTAAAATATGCAATATTGATGAAATAGATCAGATCATTACCGATGATCAGATATCTGATCACGTAGTAAACACACTGGAAAGCGCTGGCGTTACCGTTACCATTGCTTAA
- a CDS encoding TonB-dependent receptor, whose translation MKLTLILLTATFLQVTAATYAQKVTLKAEKSNLKEVFEQIQNQTGYDFLYNSDDLKFAKPVSLDLKNVPLKLALDRCFDNQLLTYVIENKTILISKKTGQDDNIKPPKKISGKVTDNKGFPLPGVTIKEKGTKTGVVTDNNGNYTINVSDDNAILVFSFVGFVTREIPLNGKPQLNITLEDNPTDLNEVVVVGYGTQKKESVTGAITSIGTKDLVQSPTANLSNALAGRLSGLTAIQTSGKPGDDNSTLYVRGIGTYTGVTAPLIMVDGVARDTYNDIDPNEVETVSILKDASATAVYGVRGANGVILITTKRGKEGAPKVSGTAQTAISQFSSMPNFVNSYQYASLLNEQSYENYWIQHSRDADIKTWNDFAQKRDANWVKEATIYYSPEDLKYYQNAHTPTVNGKPNPYYDPYGHPDQDWKKQIFNKFTPQTQYNVNITGGTPSVKYFVSLGYLKQGGLFNTDYMPFGDDMQFKKKRYNLRSNLDFDVNKNFRVSVDIATQYVTITGMDNDEYTWEKRILWSSPLGSPGIINGKFVVPFSNQNEQLNPLYAIANSNNYNINTNSTLNSSIKLTHKLDFITEGLSINARGAYDSYFQDRSYGKYTPLLYGVRANPNGDKLNPILVQLTNDVAPMRSTDYYTGKWRKLYGEFAINYNHTFAKKHAVTGLILANAEKRYDPTYVPDLPHAYEGAAARVTYAYDNRYLAEYNMGYNGSENFPEGKRFGFLPAYSLGWIASNESFFPKTDYVTYLKVRGSLGKVGNDGIYVPGSNPPQLARYLYLPDTWKYGDSYTFGTLNDRNSVQGAMENVLGNPNVTWEVATKSNIGLEAHLFNERVTVTFDHFNEHRKNILSYRGSVPGIVQATLPPYNLGEVKNWGNELEITYNSAPGKFTWWVKGNASTNKNKIIFQDEAIAPGQEYNAATGRPINQGSYLQADGLYTSWSQLYAVDSNGNPILSSPVRALDKNGKPYVNAAGNPVYQKDLGYAGAPLQPGEVRLVDVNGDGVINEKDYVRTGKTNIPELSYGLSFGFSYKGFDFSALLQGVGGVAKYAMQELHFNKQQSLFDVDLNRFTQERYDNGDRIDFPIAAYNQAAAYNTFFLKSTSYLRLKNMEIGYTLKPSFLKKVGIKSARFYVNGLNLYTWSPNKIWGDPENLGYIGYPLTRTYNVGLNVNF comes from the coding sequence ATGAAACTAACCCTAATTTTGCTAACGGCCACCTTTTTACAGGTAACAGCAGCAACTTACGCGCAGAAGGTTACATTGAAGGCCGAAAAAAGCAATCTGAAAGAAGTATTTGAGCAAATACAAAATCAAACAGGTTACGATTTTTTATATAACTCAGATGATTTGAAGTTTGCCAAACCGGTAAGCCTTGATCTTAAAAATGTCCCTTTAAAATTAGCGCTTGACAGGTGCTTTGACAACCAATTACTCACTTATGTAATTGAAAATAAAACCATATTAATTAGTAAAAAAACAGGTCAGGACGATAATATAAAGCCCCCGAAAAAGATTTCAGGAAAAGTTACTGATAATAAAGGTTTCCCCCTGCCTGGGGTAACTATTAAAGAGAAGGGGACAAAAACGGGAGTGGTGACCGACAATAATGGAAATTATACTATTAACGTTAGCGATGATAATGCCATATTGGTTTTCAGCTTTGTTGGTTTTGTAACACGCGAAATACCACTTAATGGTAAACCCCAGCTCAATATAACGCTCGAAGATAATCCAACGGATCTGAACGAAGTTGTAGTAGTGGGTTACGGAACTCAAAAGAAAGAATCCGTTACCGGGGCCATTACTTCTATAGGCACCAAAGATTTGGTGCAGTCGCCGACTGCAAATTTGAGCAACGCGCTAGCCGGGCGTTTATCGGGTTTAACAGCTATTCAAACTTCGGGTAAACCTGGTGATGATAACTCCACTTTATATGTACGTGGTATAGGAACCTATACGGGCGTAACCGCTCCATTGATCATGGTAGACGGTGTAGCCCGCGATACTTATAATGATATTGACCCTAACGAGGTTGAAACGGTGAGCATATTAAAGGATGCTTCGGCTACAGCAGTATATGGTGTTCGTGGGGCCAATGGTGTTATTTTAATAACTACTAAGCGTGGTAAGGAGGGGGCTCCAAAGGTAAGTGGTACCGCCCAGACAGCCATATCACAATTTTCCAGTATGCCTAATTTTGTAAACTCTTACCAGTATGCCTCATTATTAAATGAACAGAGTTATGAAAATTATTGGATACAGCATTCCCGTGATGCAGATATAAAAACCTGGAATGATTTTGCTCAGAAAAGAGATGCTAATTGGGTAAAAGAAGCCACCATCTATTATTCTCCGGAGGATCTGAAATATTATCAGAATGCCCATACGCCTACCGTGAATGGTAAGCCCAATCCCTATTACGATCCATACGGGCATCCCGATCAGGATTGGAAAAAACAGATCTTCAATAAGTTCACGCCGCAAACACAGTACAATGTCAATATTACCGGTGGCACGCCATCTGTAAAATATTTTGTGTCCCTGGGCTATCTAAAACAGGGCGGGTTATTTAATACCGATTATATGCCATTTGGAGATGACATGCAATTCAAGAAAAAACGCTACAATTTGCGTTCAAATCTTGATTTTGATGTCAATAAAAACTTCAGGGTATCGGTTGATATAGCTACACAGTATGTGACCATAACCGGGATGGATAATGACGAGTATACCTGGGAAAAACGTATCCTATGGTCGTCGCCACTTGGATCTCCTGGTATTATCAACGGCAAATTTGTTGTGCCTTTTAGCAACCAGAATGAACAGCTCAATCCATTATATGCTATAGCCAACAGCAACAATTACAACATCAATACCAATAGCACTTTAAACTCTTCTATTAAATTAACGCACAAACTTGATTTCATTACCGAAGGCTTGTCAATAAATGCCAGAGGTGCTTACGACAGCTATTTTCAGGATCGCTCCTACGGAAAATATACACCTTTACTGTATGGCGTGAGAGCAAACCCCAACGGCGATAAATTAAATCCAATCCTGGTGCAGCTAACCAATGACGTAGCACCAATGAGGTCAACGGATTATTACACCGGAAAATGGCGTAAGTTATATGGTGAGTTCGCGATAAATTACAATCACACTTTCGCTAAAAAACATGCTGTTACAGGTTTAATACTGGCGAATGCCGAAAAAAGGTATGACCCAACCTATGTGCCTGATTTACCGCACGCCTATGAAGGTGCAGCAGCAAGGGTAACTTACGCATATGATAATCGTTACCTGGCCGAGTATAACATGGGCTATAACGGATCTGAAAATTTCCCCGAAGGCAAACGATTTGGCTTTCTACCGGCCTATTCATTGGGATGGATTGCCAGTAACGAATCCTTTTTCCCCAAAACCGATTACGTGACCTATTTGAAGGTTCGGGGAAGTTTAGGTAAAGTCGGTAATGATGGTATTTATGTACCAGGAAGTAATCCCCCGCAGCTTGCCCGCTACTTGTATTTACCTGATACTTGGAAATATGGAGATAGTTACACTTTTGGAACGCTCAACGATCGTAACAGTGTACAAGGAGCCATGGAGAATGTATTGGGTAATCCCAATGTTACCTGGGAGGTTGCCACCAAATCAAACATAGGTTTAGAGGCGCATCTGTTTAACGAACGTGTTACCGTTACGTTTGATCACTTTAACGAGCATCGTAAAAACATTCTTTCATACAGGGGAAGCGTACCTGGTATAGTTCAGGCAACTTTACCTCCATATAATTTGGGTGAGGTGAAAAACTGGGGTAATGAGCTGGAGATCACCTATAACAGCGCTCCGGGGAAATTTACCTGGTGGGTAAAAGGAAATGCCTCAACCAACAAGAACAAGATTATTTTTCAAGATGAGGCTATCGCCCCGGGACAGGAATATAATGCAGCTACCGGTCGACCGATCAATCAGGGATCATACCTGCAAGCCGATGGTTTATACACATCCTGGTCACAACTATATGCTGTTGACAGTAATGGAAACCCTATTCTGTCAAGTCCGGTAAGGGCTTTAGATAAAAACGGGAAACCTTATGTAAACGCTGCCGGGAACCCGGTTTATCAGAAAGATTTAGGTTATGCAGGGGCTCCTTTACAACCCGGCGAAGTTAGGCTGGTTGATGTTAATGGCGATGGTGTCATCAACGAAAAAGATTATGTACGAACCGGAAAAACTAACATCCCCGAGCTAAGTTATGGCTTATCATTCGGTTTCAGCTATAAAGGATTCGATTTTTCGGCCTTATTACAAGGTGTTGGAGGGGTAGCTAAATATGCTATGCAGGAGCTGCACTTTAATAAACAACAATCACTTTTTGATGTGGATCTGAATCGCTTTACCCAGGAACGTTACGACAATGGCGACAGAATCGATTTTCCTATTGCGGCTTATAATCAGGCGGCTGCTTATAATACTTTTTTCCTGAAAAGTACCTCTTATCTGCGGTTAAAAAATATGGAAATAGGATACACGCTTAAGCCAAGCTTTTTGAAAAAGGTAGGCATTAAATCCGCTCGTTTCTATGTGAATGGATTGAATCTGTACACCTGGTCGCCTAATAAAATATGGGGTGATCCCGAAAATTTAGGCTACATCGGCTATCCGCTAACCCGAACTTATAACGTGGGTTTAAATGTTAATTTTTAA
- a CDS encoding RNA polymerase sigma factor produces the protein MHKIINSNQIQQLIAGEESAFDAIYEMYCEKVYRLAFRFLKDREQSEEVVQECFINLWMSREKLNPEGNIWLYIYVIAKRLSLNALRQICQSREFADKLIGRVATIHNDTEEDLLVNELEQFTEKIINKLPKQQQLIFRLSRVEHLSHKEIADQLQISPNTVKNHMVEALKTLKSHLQYSDLIYFAVLFFWI, from the coding sequence GTGCATAAAATTATTAACAGTAATCAAATTCAGCAATTGATTGCAGGCGAAGAGTCTGCATTTGATGCTATCTATGAAATGTACTGTGAAAAAGTTTACAGACTGGCATTCAGATTTTTAAAAGACAGGGAGCAGAGCGAAGAAGTTGTTCAGGAGTGTTTTATAAATCTTTGGATGAGCCGGGAGAAACTGAACCCCGAAGGAAATATATGGCTGTACATTTATGTAATTGCCAAAAGATTATCATTAAACGCGTTAAGGCAAATTTGCCAGTCAAGAGAGTTCGCCGATAAATTGATCGGCCGTGTGGCAACCATACATAACGATACAGAAGAGGATCTGCTGGTGAATGAACTGGAGCAGTTTACAGAAAAGATCATTAATAAATTGCCCAAACAACAGCAGTTAATATTCAGATTAAGTCGTGTAGAGCATCTATCACATAAAGAAATAGCCGATCAATTGCAGATATCGCCCAATACGGTAAAAAACCATATGGTTGAGGCGCTCAAAACCTTAAAATCTCATTTACAGTATTCAGATCTCATCTATTTTGCAGTTTTATTTTTCTGGATATAA